In Leptolyngbya sp. O-77, the genomic window GCCCGACGCACCCAGCACCGTGACAAAAGGACTCGTGCGGAGTCGTTCGACCAGTTGATGGGTCAGTTCTTCGCGCCCAAAGAAGAAGTCGGCGTGTTCTTCCTCGAAGCACTCCAACCCGCGAAAGGGGCAGATCTCCGGCTTTTCCGGGGTTTTGGGGAGAAGGGGGGAAGTAGCCGTGCCGCAGCGCGTCAGAATAATTTCGCTGCCAGAGTTTTCAAACAAGGGCTGCTGGAGTTCGTGCTTGAGGCGATCGCTCACCCAGGCCGTCAGGTAATGCGCCGTCACAGTGCCCGTGCTGGCGTGGCGCGGATCTAGCCCTTCCAGCAGCGCTTGGGTCAAAACGCTGTAGTCGCTGCTGAGCGACTCGTAGGCGGCTTCATATTCCCGCGAGGCTGCAATGAACAGGCGATCAGTGCCGGCCCGTGCGCCGGGGTCTGCCTCCAACATGTTGAGCAATTCGCCGCTGTGGCAGCAGTCCAAAATCACAATTCGCTGCCGCACCGGGCTTTCTTGCAACAGCCGCCGCAGCCAGTAGAGCGACAGTCCGTAAAATCCCGCATCGGGGTGGGCGTCGCTGACCGCGAGGTAGCCTTCGTGAATCCCCGCTTCTTTTTGAATGCCATGTCCAGAGAAGTAAAACAGCGCAGTTTGGGGAATATTGCTGCCTTTGGGCTTGAATAAATTCACCAGCGCGGTTTCTAAATCTCGTAAAAAGACGGGGGTAGATTTACCGATTTTGGGCTGCCCTGCCTGCACCACTTCTGGCAACCGCTGCACTCGAAATTCGCCATAGACTTGCAGCATTTGGGCGATCGCTTCTGCATCTTTGGCAGGGGCTTGTAGCGGCTGTAAAAACTGGTAAGCATTAACTCCAACAACGAGAGCATCCCGAGACATGACCCAACTCCTCACACACAACAAACAAGGCTAGATGTAGTAACTTCGACGGTGAATTTGACGATTAATACCGCTATGGATAGACATAAGAACTTGAACGAGAAGAGTAGACTAAGACAGATGAAGAAAGAATTCTGGATGTATTAATCAAGTTGGCGATCGCAGGCTAAGCCCACTGAAAATCCCTTAAACAAATCACTTAAACCAGCCAGAAAAGCTCAGACTATAAAATTGAGAAATTGTCTAATTGAGAAATTGTCTGAAAAAGTCGTAACAAAATGACGGCAATCGTTCTTCACGATGTCCGCATCTGGATATTCTCAGTTTCTAAAGTTATCTGGAAGGCGGTTATAAACTTGCGTAGCCCAATTGCGATCGCACAACCTTATAGAATTTCCTTGCATCGTGAGGTGCGTTTGCCCTAGCGAAACAGGGGCTTTGTGATCGCTCACGACCCTCACGAGCTATAGAAACGCTGCCAAAAGGTCAATCTAAATAAAGTCTGTCAATGCAGACGCTCGATAGAGCCAGTCACTAGAGACAATTTCACAACTTGGCTTCTTGAAAATGGTCTTTGGCAACTACGGGAAACTACTGATCCTTCAAAGCGCTTAGCTGTAGAAGACTGATTTTTCAGCCTGGTTCGCTAAAACGCTCTAATAGTCTTCAGATTTCACCCCTTAATTTTTCCTCGCATGTCCCTCGCTTATCTTTTGGTTTTGTTTCATTTGTCAGCGATGCGATGCTCTCAAGAACAAGATCAACTAGAATAAAAAAACTGAATCGGCTTTACTAATCCAACTATAATCAAAACTAAGTTTTAATAAAAAGAGGGCAAAACCCCTCATTTGAAAGCACTTCAACCCTTTATTAATCGATATTAATTAGGTCTTTAAGGCGCAAAAAACATTACGTCAATCCGCCAAGACGCTGAAGGTTTTAGAACAATTTAATTGATTGCTATCGATCGTAAGATTAGTCTTAATGCGCTTATGTATTATCCCGGAGTTTCTCTCTTGAGACCTGGTGCATTGGCGATCGCCCTGCGTATTTTCTCTGAATTTACTTGCGTGGTATCCGTAAAATATGGCGAAATGAGTCAAGCTTGAATCTTCACAAAAGATTTGCACAACGCCTACACCACGCCTGATGGATCGTTTTGCTCCGCCATTTGCCCGAAGTTCGACTCAAATCGGCACGGATCTCAACTCTTATTAACCTCCACACAGCCATTCCAGACCTGCCATGTAAAATGAGGGAGTCGAGCTAAGGGGATCGGACTGCCGATCCGTTGTGCCTATCGAAACGATTTTTGGCAACTTGCAGGGACTCAAGCCCAGCCAGATCAAGCAGTTGCAGCGGCTCTATCACCAACGACTTCCGGGCGATCGCCTGACGACCCCCGAATTTGCCCAACGCCTCGCGGCCGTTAGCACTGAGATTGGTCAGCCCGTTTGCGCCTATATTAATCGCCGGGGACAGGTGATTCGTGTTGGAGTGGGCACTCTGCGACAAACTCAAATTCCGCCACAAGATCTCCCGCGATATGGCGCAGAGCGTCTCAGCGGCATCCGCTGTGTGGCCACCAAGTTCAAGCCCGAACCGCCCAGCAGCGCGGCCCTTACCGCAATGGCGCTGCAACGGCTAGATGCACTGGTGCTGCTGGTGATGACGGGCGAAGGCTTTGAGCGACGGGGCGGTGGTGCAACGGGCTACATTCGCGAAGCCTATCTGGCCCACCTGATTCCCCATCCGGAGGCCAACTGGACCGTTTCGCCGCCTCTCAGCCTCGATCGGGTCAGCCAGCAAGACTTTCTGGAGCTAACGGAAGGGCTGGAGTCAGAATTTCGCCGCGAGTTTGTGGCGCAGCAGGTCGAAGTCGATCACGATCGCGCGTTGCTGGTGGGCATCATGACCGACAACCTTTCGGCTCAGCAGTTTCAGGCTGGGCTGGAGGAACTGGCGCGGCTGGTAGAAACAGCAGGTGGCGACGTGGTGCAGGTTCTCTCGCAAAAGCGGGCCCACCCCCATCCCCAAACCGTTGTAGGGGAAGGAAAAGTCCAGGAAATTGCCCTGGCCGCTCAGACCGTTGGCGCAAACCTGATCGTCTTTGATCGGGACTTGTCGCCTGCTCAGGTGCGAAATCTGGAAGCGCAAATCGGCGTGCGGGTGGTCGATCGCACGGAAGTGATCCTGGATATCTTTGCCCAACGCGCCCAGACGGGGGCTGGCAAGCTCCAGGTGGAACTGGCTCAGTTGGAATACACCATGCCCCGACTGATAGGTCGAGGGCGTGACATGTCTCGCTTGGGCGGCGGCATTGGCACGCGAGGCCCTGGGGAAACCAAGCTGGAAACTGAACGACGTGCCATTCAACGGCGAATTGCCCGACTGCAACAGGAAGTCAACCAGATCCAGGCGCATCGGGCCCGGCTGCGACAGCGCCGCCAGCATCGGGACGTGCCTTCGGTGGCGGTGGTGGGCTATACCAACGCGGGCAAATCTACCCTGCTGAATGCGCTAACCAATGCGGAAGTCTATACTGCCGACCAGCTCTTTGCCACGCTCGACCCCACGAGCCGCCGCCTGGTGGTGACGGATGCCGAAACCCAGGAGCCTGTGGAACTGGTGCTGACAGATACGGTGGGCTTTATCCACGACCTGCCGCCGTCGCTGGTGGATGCCTTTCGGGCGACGCTAGAAGAGGTGACCGAAGCAGACGCGCTGCTGCACCTGGTGGATTTGTCGCATCCAGCCTGGCAGAGCCAAATCCGCTCGGTGATGAAGATTTTGAGCGAAATGCCGATTACGCCAGGGCCGGCGCTGCTGGTGTTTAACAAGATTGACCAAGTGGATGGCGACACGCTGGCGCTGGCTCAGTCGGAGTTTCCGCAGGCGTTGTTTATCTCGGCGGGCGATCGCCTCGGTTTGGGCACCCTCCGACAGCGCTTGCTGCAACTGGTTCATTACGCTGTGTCGATGAACGCAGAAATGGGCGAACTTCCCGCATCGGATTCTCCTGCCCAGCAGTCTCGCCGCTCCTACGACTTCCCCTAGCGATAGGCTGAGATTGGAAGGTTCAAGCCCGGATGACTCCCGATCCAGGCTTGATTCTTTCCGTAAAAATCGATAAATTCACTAAAACTTCATAAAAAAATTAAACTTGCCTGGTGCTTTCCCAGTAGACATAGGTAAGTATCAGATGGCACTTCGCGTTAGGGGTTTAGTCATGGGTTCAACCAATCAACCGACGATTTTGGTGACGGGAGGTGCGGGATATATCGGCTCCCATGCGGTGCTATCGCTCCAGCAAGCGGGATACGAGGTTCTGGTTCTGGATAATCTGGTGTATGGGCATCGGGAACTGGTCGAAGACGTTCTGAAAGCGAAACTGATTGTCGGAGAGATTGGCGATCGCCCCCTGCTTGACCAAATCTTTGCCAGCCGCACCATCGACGCAGTGATGCACTTTGCCGCCTATGCCTATGTGGGCGAATCGGTCAAAGAACCCGCGAAGTATTACCGCAACAACGTAGTCGGCACGCTGACGCTGCTAGAAGCAATGCACGCCGCCGGGATCAACAAGCTGGTGTTTTCTTCCACCTGCGCCACCTACGGCATTCCCAACGTCGTGCCCATCCCTGAAGACTATCCCCAGAACCCCATCAATCCCTACGGCGCGACCAAGCTGATGATTGAGCGAGTGCTGAAGGACTTTGGCGCAGCCTACGGTCTGCAATCGGTGATCTTCCGATATTTCAACGCGGCGGGTGCTGACCCCCAAGGTCGATTGGGCGAAGACCACAACCCCGAAACCCACCTGATTCCCCTGGTGCTGCAAACGGCACTGGGGCTGCGCGATGCTATTCAGGTGTTCGGCACGGACTATCCTACCCCCGACGGCACCTGCATCCGTGACTATATCCATGTGACGGATCTGGCGTCGGCCCATGTGCTGGGGCTGGAATACCTGCTCAACAGCGGCAGCAGCAATATTTTTAACCTGGGGAATGGCAGTGGCTTCTCGGTGAACGAGGTCATTGAGGCAGCTCGTCGGATTACGGGCCGGGACATCCCGGTGAAGGCGTGCGATCGCCGCCCTGGAGACCCCCCCGCGCTCATCGGCAGCGCCGACCGGGCCCGGGACGTTCTGGGCTGGCAGCCGCAGTATAGCCGCATTGACGACATCATTTCCCACGCTTGGGCCTGGCATCTGAAGCGGCATGGAAGCACCCTGGTTGCCTCATAGCCAGGGTTCCAGATTATAGGCAGGACTTACGCACTTGCGGTAAGCTCCTTGGGGTTTGGACAATTTCTCGCGGGCACAGCCCGCGAGAAATTGTCCAACTGCGTAAGTCCTAATAGGGTTCATCAGGTTTCCAGAAGCAGGGCCCAACGTCTTTGAAGCCAGATTGCGATAAATCCACTCGTCAACCCGGTATTCTAAGCAGCAAGGGGCCAATGACAGTTTGAGTGATGCCACTCGGAGCGATCGCCCTTCGAGTGGCGATTTTTATGCTTCTGTGATTTATATGCTTCTGGATTGACATCTGTGTTGACATGAAGGCGCTCGCCAGCAGCTTGAGCCTTTGAGCCAGCAGCTTGAGCCTTTGAGCCAGCAGCTTGAGCCTTTGAGCCAGCAGCTTGAGCCAACAGATTGAGCCAGCAGATTGAGCCAGCAGATTGAGCCAACAGATTGAGCCAGCAGTTTGAGCCAGCAGTTTGAGCCAACAGATTGAGCCAACAGATTGAGCCAGCAGTTTGAACCAACAGATTGAATAGACAAATCGGTGTGGGAACCTGTGAAGTATTTTTTTCTATCGGACGGTTGGACGGTGGGGCGCGTGTGGGAATTTGGCGGGCTTTGGGATGAGCGGGCCTGGCGGCGACCGCCCCACATCCAGCGGATGCAGCTTTCTATTGTGGAGCGGGGCGAACGTCTCTGGCTGCACCAAGTTGAAGAGTCGGTGCTAATGGTAGAAGTCTGTCCATCGCCTACGATCCAAGCAGACGGATCGAGTGCATCGATTGGGCAAGTGGTGCTAAAGCGGCTGATCACAGCAGAGCAGGTGCTAGAACTGTTGTGTGGAGCCGATCTGGAGGCAAAATCCTAGTCTCCACTAGACCGCGGTCAACAGCGGTCAACAGCGGTCAACAGAACTTTACGGGTTCAGCCATGACGCTTCCGTCCATCGATTCCCACGATTCCCAGTCCAGATCCCAATCTTGGCTGCTGTTGCTGCTATTCACCAGTTTGATCGGCGGTCTGAGTTTGCTAGCTGCGCTGGTGGGGCAGAGCGCTCAGGCTCAAACCCCAGACCCGCCGCAGACGCTAGAAGCGGCAATTCGCCAGGATGAGGCCGATCGCCTGCTGCGAGAGGGCGTGCAGGCCTATAGCGCCAGTCAGTTTGCCGTTGCGCTAGACAGATGGCAGGCGGCCCTGGCGATCTATCAAGAGTTGGGCGATCGCCCCGGCCGCACGGTTGCGCTAACCAACATTGGCGAAGCCCACCGCAGCTTGGGGCAATATGCCGAAGCCATCGCTGCCTTTACCCAGGCACTCCCCATTGCCCAGGAAACGGGCGATCGCCGTCGGCAAGGGCTGATTTTGGGTAATTTGGGCGTGACCTATTATTCCACGGGCGACTATACCCTGGCCCTAGAAAATTTGCAGCAGGCGCAAGCTATTGCTCAGGAATTGGGCGATCGCGAGGGCATCGCCACAGCGCTGCTAAATCAGGCGGTCGTCTATCGGGCGCTGGGCCAGCCAGAGGAGGCCGATCGCCGCGTGCAACAAGCTCGGACGGCTGGCGGCGAGGCAGAAGTAGCTTCGCAGCCCACTGGGGACACAATGACTCAACTGGAACGAGAACTGCGAATTGCCCAGGAACAGGGCGATCGCCAAGGCGAGGCTGCGATTCAGGGCGCTATTGGCGTGCTGTGGCTCAACCAGCGCCAGTATGACCGGGCGATCGCCGCCATGCAAAGCCAGTTGGACATTGCCCGCGAGATTGGCGATCGCTCCCTCGAAGCCACCGCGCTCAACAACCTGGGACTGGTGCATGTCGAGCTTCAGCAATATCCCCAGGCGATGGACATGCTGCAAGACTCGCTGCTGGTGAAGCAGGAAATTGGCGATCGCGAAGGCGAAGCCCGCACCCTGCCAAATCTGGGGCGACTCTTTTTGGAGCAAGACCAGCCTGCAATGGCGATCGTGTTCTTGAAGCAGGCGGTGAACCTGTGGGAAGCGCTGCGGGCCGGGCTGCAACAGACCAACCCCGACATTCAGCAGACCTACACCGACCGGGTATCCAGCACCTATCGCCTGCTCGCAGATTTGCTGCTGCGCCAGGATCGGGTGCTGGAAGCACAGCAGGTCTTAGATTTGCTCAAAGTGCAGGAACTAGACGACTATCTGCGCGACGTGCGCGGCAACGAGCAGACGGGGCGCGGCATTGCCCTCTCTGAGGAAGAGCGAAACATGCTCAACCTCTACGATCGGGCGATCGCCCAGGGGCGAGAACTGGCCAGACTGCGGGCGATCGCCCCCGACCGCCGCACCCCCGCTCAGCAGCAGCGCCTCGCCGTGCTGGTCGCCGCCGAGCAAAATTTGGCCCGCACCTTCGACGATTTCCTCAATCGTCCAGAGGTGATCGCCGCCCTAGATCAGCTTAGCCGCACCACGCGCCGCCAAAACATTGACCCGGTGCAGTTCACCGCGCTGCAAAACAATCTGCGAAACCTGAATCAAAACGCCGTCTTGCTCTATCCGCTGGTGCTAGACGATCGGCTAGAGCTAATTTTGGTTACGCCCTTTTCGCCGCCCATCCGCCGCACGGTGAACGTCCCGCGCACCCAGCTCAATCAGGCGATTTTGGAACTGCGGCAATCCCTGACCGACATTCGGGTCAACCCCAGACCCAGTGCTGAGCGCCTTTACAATTGGCTAGTGCGCCCGCTCGAAGCAGACCTGGCCCAAGCCAACACCCAGACGATTGTCTATGCCCCAGACGGGCAACTGCGCTACATTCCGCTGGCGGCGCTGCACGACGGCACGCAATGGCTAGCCCAGCGCTATCGGGTTAACTACATCACTGCCGCCTCCCTCACAGAGTTTGATCGACGACCCCAGCGCGACTTGCGGGTGTTGGCAGGGGCGTTTGTGCAGGGTGAAGTCAGTGTGCGAGTGGGGACGCGAGAACTTCAGTTTCCGGGGCTGCCGTTTGCAGGCATCGAGGTAGAGAATATTGCAGCCCAGATCCCCAACACGCAAAAGCTGATTGATGCCCAGTTCAGCCCCCAGGCAACCATACCCCGCATGAATGACTATACGGTGGTTCACCTGGCGACCCACGCGCAGTTTGTGGCGGGTTCGCCGGAGGAAACCTTTATTGTGTTTGGAAATGGCGATCGCGTTACGCTGCAAGATGCATCGCGCTGGTCGTTGCCCAATGTGGAACTGATCGTGCTGAGCGCCTGCCAGACCGCCGTCAGCGGCGAGAGCAATGGCGAAGAAATTCTGGGATTTGGCTTCCAGATGCAGCGGACTGGAGCCAGAGCGGCGATCGCCTCCCTGTGGCGGGTCAACGACGAAGGCACCGAAGCGCTGATGACCCAGTTTTATCGACTGCTGAATCCGAAAACAATCTCCAAAGCAGAAGCCCTC contains:
- the hflX gene encoding GTPase HflX, with the translated sequence MPIETIFGNLQGLKPSQIKQLQRLYHQRLPGDRLTTPEFAQRLAAVSTEIGQPVCAYINRRGQVIRVGVGTLRQTQIPPQDLPRYGAERLSGIRCVATKFKPEPPSSAALTAMALQRLDALVLLVMTGEGFERRGGGATGYIREAYLAHLIPHPEANWTVSPPLSLDRVSQQDFLELTEGLESEFRREFVAQQVEVDHDRALLVGIMTDNLSAQQFQAGLEELARLVETAGGDVVQVLSQKRAHPHPQTVVGEGKVQEIALAAQTVGANLIVFDRDLSPAQVRNLEAQIGVRVVDRTEVILDIFAQRAQTGAGKLQVELAQLEYTMPRLIGRGRDMSRLGGGIGTRGPGETKLETERRAIQRRIARLQQEVNQIQAHRARLRQRRQHRDVPSVAVVGYTNAGKSTLLNALTNAEVYTADQLFATLDPTSRRLVVTDAETQEPVELVLTDTVGFIHDLPPSLVDAFRATLEEVTEADALLHLVDLSHPAWQSQIRSVMKILSEMPITPGPALLVFNKIDQVDGDTLALAQSEFPQALFISAGDRLGLGTLRQRLLQLVHYAVSMNAEMGELPASDSPAQQSRRSYDFP
- the galE gene encoding UDP-glucose 4-epimerase GalE, producing MGSTNQPTILVTGGAGYIGSHAVLSLQQAGYEVLVLDNLVYGHRELVEDVLKAKLIVGEIGDRPLLDQIFASRTIDAVMHFAAYAYVGESVKEPAKYYRNNVVGTLTLLEAMHAAGINKLVFSSTCATYGIPNVVPIPEDYPQNPINPYGATKLMIERVLKDFGAAYGLQSVIFRYFNAAGADPQGRLGEDHNPETHLIPLVLQTALGLRDAIQVFGTDYPTPDGTCIRDYIHVTDLASAHVLGLEYLLNSGSSNIFNLGNGSGFSVNEVIEAARRITGRDIPVKACDRRPGDPPALIGSADRARDVLGWQPQYSRIDDIISHAWAWHLKRHGSTLVAS
- a CDS encoding CHAT domain-containing protein, with translation MTLPSIDSHDSQSRSQSWLLLLLFTSLIGGLSLLAALVGQSAQAQTPDPPQTLEAAIRQDEADRLLREGVQAYSASQFAVALDRWQAALAIYQELGDRPGRTVALTNIGEAHRSLGQYAEAIAAFTQALPIAQETGDRRRQGLILGNLGVTYYSTGDYTLALENLQQAQAIAQELGDREGIATALLNQAVVYRALGQPEEADRRVQQARTAGGEAEVASQPTGDTMTQLERELRIAQEQGDRQGEAAIQGAIGVLWLNQRQYDRAIAAMQSQLDIAREIGDRSLEATALNNLGLVHVELQQYPQAMDMLQDSLLVKQEIGDREGEARTLPNLGRLFLEQDQPAMAIVFLKQAVNLWEALRAGLQQTNPDIQQTYTDRVSSTYRLLADLLLRQDRVLEAQQVLDLLKVQELDDYLRDVRGNEQTGRGIALSEEERNMLNLYDRAIAQGRELARLRAIAPDRRTPAQQQRLAVLVAAEQNLARTFDDFLNRPEVIAALDQLSRTTRRQNIDPVQFTALQNNLRNLNQNAVLLYPLVLDDRLELILVTPFSPPIRRTVNVPRTQLNQAILELRQSLTDIRVNPRPSAERLYNWLVRPLEADLAQANTQTIVYAPDGQLRYIPLAALHDGTQWLAQRYRVNYITAASLTEFDRRPQRDLRVLAGAFVQGEVSVRVGTRELQFPGLPFAGIEVENIAAQIPNTQKLIDAQFSPQATIPRMNDYTVVHLATHAQFVAGSPEETFIVFGNGDRVTLQDASRWSLPNVELIVLSACQTAVSGESNGEEILGFGFQMQRTGARAAIASLWRVNDEGTEALMTQFYRLLNPKTISKAEALQQAQISLIQDNQPPFFWAPFILIGNGL